In Eucalyptus grandis isolate ANBG69807.140 chromosome 4, ASM1654582v1, whole genome shotgun sequence, the following proteins share a genomic window:
- the LOC120292467 gene encoding uncharacterized protein LOC120292467, whose amino-acid sequence MESLVQNFMDKRKERCGRMTDEDREIQMAKIDALLAITAATLVFLGVSGSFRRRCGNRTFTMVAFAAYTLTPAAIAYTLGLIQNAQFCSLRLPIWATYLVVFLGNVDSYTAHSMEDIERWKSFKVDSAAKCIMTIWIIVSYVFLQDEILFGVLLYGPIMCILFIILLMKFDGRAQALKLASNSMMQKNDRYIADYMSTEHQGRDSSDENPASMHGYKYLVSGAEEAKVHSWCSIARWRQKAVLWHDGDAPYYRQRLEVTDEVITVEKVWHCKGRLLSRNGGDPTGQLKDLCLSFSLFKLIRLRFTGYSLPQEAHNKLRRLIQHMLSKENDYKRVFRVIEVELAFLFDLFFTKYPVKLHMRHSVHRLLLLPILVAVPLLVPLYAFVTEDMRITVVSLVLITSILVVELTQFAIMIFSEWAKVTYICKYVRNERWQSYSPSKWKYNRLTAAYLDQKRTGEKQLAPTNLSKEVKRAIARSLGKYLEKGQTSLRLNDLSENFHNLFVEFSRACNLETTTHVIMVWHIATTFCEHKMPHAQPSTEQGDNFDVAAKLSQYLAYLVVFAPKLLPGHPCRTKYIFSRAVSEAREKLRGSSGSMKERIEILTSIDDEQCQETIVARGKRLGMQLVNGVADEGRIWKVLADFWADMMLYVAPSNDTGAHAKYLTSGGEFLTHVWVLVSHAGITRDPRDAAAQATAIVVVAAAAKAAVVAAPAAAPAAALVDVPTKNIEVQREKPIHKLVERFLKLSPPRLLGTGDPEAASLWIQDLEKAFAL is encoded by the exons aTGGAAAGTCTTGTTCAAAACTTCATGGACAAGCGTAAAGAGCGTTGCGGTCGGATGACTGACGAAGATAGGGAGATCCAAATGGCAAAAATTGATGCACTTCTGGCCATCACTGCTGCAACCTTAGTCTTTCTTGGGGTCTCTGGGTCATTCAGGAGACGCTGTGGCAACCGCACATTCACGATGGTCGCATTTGCGGCCTATACCCTTACGCCCGCTGCCATTGCGTACACACTTGGCCTTATCCAAAACGCTCAATTCTGTAGTCTGCGTTTGCCTATCTGGGCAACTTATCTGGTGGTGTTTCTCGGAAACGTGGATTCCTACACTGCTCACAGCATGGAGGACATTGAACGGTGGAAGTCATTTAAAGTCGACTCTGCTGCTAAATGCATCATGACAATTTGGATAATCGTTTCATATGTGTTCCTGCAAGATGAGATCCTGTTCGGAGTGCTCCTGTATGGGCCAATAATGTGCATTCTTTTCATCATTCTACTCATGAAATTTGACGGAAGAGCACAAGCTTTGAAATTGGCAAGCAATTCTATGATGCAGAAGAACGACAGGTACATAGCAGACTACATGAGCACCGAGCACCAAGGGAGAGATTCAAGTGACGAAAATCCTGCTTCAATGCACGGGTACAAGTACTTGGTGAGTGGGGCAGAAGAGGCAAAAGTGCACTCATGGTGCTCAATAGCGAGATGGAGGCAAAAGGCAGTTCTGTGGCATGATGGGGACGCACCTTACTATCGACAACGGTTGGAGGTGACGGATGAAGTTATCACCGTTGAGAAGGTTTGGCACTGCAAAGGTAGACTTTTAAGTCGAAACGGAGGAGACCCGACTGGCCAACTCAAGGATCTTTGCCTGTCTTTTTCGCTTTTCAAGCTCATTCGCCTAAGATTCACTGGCTATTCGTTGCCCCAAGAAGCTCACAACAAGTTACGGCGCTTGATTCAACATATGctttctaaagaaaatgattacAAGCGAGTTTTCCGAGTCATCGAAGTAGAACTTGCATTTCTATTCGATTTGTTCTTCACCAAATACCCAGTGAAACTCCATATGCGTCATTCAGTGCATAGATTGCTTCTACTCCCCATTTTGGTCGCGGTTCCACTGCTTGTTCCCTTGTATGCGTTTGTCACGGAGGACATGCGTATTACTGTTGTAAGCCTCGTGTTAATAACGTCAATCCTCGTTGTTGAGCTTACACAGTTTGCCATAATGATTTTCTCGGAATGGGCAAAGGTGACATACATATGCAAGTATGTGCGCAACGAGCGGTGGCAAAG CTATTCTCCTTCGAAGTGGAAATATAATAGGCTCACTGCTGCGTATCTCGACCAGAAAAGGACGGGTGAGAAACAACTTGCTCCCACCAATTTGTCTAAGGAAGTGAAAAGGGCTATCGCTCGGTCTCTAGGGAAGTATTTGGAGAAGGGGCAAACGTCTTTGAGGCTCAACGACTTGTCTGAGAATTTCCACAACTTGTTTGTCGAATTCTCAAGGGCATGTAATCTTGAGACAACTACCCATGTTATAATGGTCTGGCACATAGCAACCACTTTCTGTGAGCATAAAATGCCTCACGCTCAACCTTCCACAGAACAAGGAGACAACTTTGACGTAGCGGCTAAGCTATCACAATATCTTGCTTATTTGGTCGTTTTCGCCCCGAAGTTGCTTCCCGGTCACCCTTGCAGGACCAAATACATATTTAGTCGTGCTGTCAGTGAAGCCAGAGAAAAATTGAGAGGTTCCTCGGGTTCAATGAAAGAGAGGATTGAAATTCTAACGAGCATTGACGATGAACAATGCCAGGAAACGATTGTAGCTAGAGGCAAGCGGCTAGGAATGCAACTTGTGAATGGAGTAGCAGATGAGGGGCGAATTTGGAAGGTCTTGGCTGACTTTTGGGCGGATATGATGCTGTATGTGGCTCCTTCGAATGATACAGGGGCTCATGCTAAGTATCTCACCTCTGGGGGCGAGTTTTTGACTCACGTTTGGGTTTTGGTCTCTCACGCGGGCATTACGAGAGATCCACGTGATG CTGCCGCTCAAGCCACCGCtattgttgttgttgccgcCGCCGCTAAGGCTGCAGTCGTTGCCGCACCTGCCGCCGCACCCGCTGCCGCGCTTGTTGATGTTCCAACTAAGAACATAGAGGTGCAGAGAGAAAAACCGATCCATAAGCTGGTGGAGCGGTTTTTAAAGCTGAGTCCGCCAAGACTTTTGGGTACTGGAGACCCCGAGGCCGCCTCACTGTGGATACAAGATCTGGAGAAAGCCTTTGCACTTTGA